The DNA window ATTCTTAGGGGAGGTGCGCGGCGGCTGCGCCGCCGCGCACCTCCCCGTTAGCTTTTCCCCTTCTCCCCCGCGCGCGCGGGGGAGAAGGGGCAGGGGATGAGGGGGCATATTGGCAGCCGACTCCAAAATGAGAATTGCTGCGCTCTCGGTTGACCACTGGACATTGATGTGATAATATAGCTATTATTATAGCCATCTGGAGGCAACCATGTCGAAGCAATACTCCATCGCCAATGCGCGACAGAACCTCGCCGCGCTCGTGCACGAGGTCGAGCACAAGTCACCGATCGAATTGACGCGGCACGGTGAAACCGTGGCCGTGCTCGTCTCCGTGGCCGAGTACCGTCGCCTGCACGCCGGCCGGAGCAGCTTCTGGAAAGCGTACGGCACCTTCTGCCAGGCCGTTGACCTGACGCAACTCCAGATTGATCCGGACATACTGGCAGGGCTGCGCGATCAGTCGCCGGGCCGCGAGGTGCACTGGTGACGCTCAAGTACCTGCTGGATACCGGCATCATCTCTGAGCCGTTGCGCCCGACGCCGAATCCGTCCATTCTCAAGAAGCTCCAACGCCATGAAGACGAAATGGCGATCGCGACGGTCGTCTGGCACAAGCTATGGTTTGGCTGTTTCCGCCTGCCACCATCGGCCAAGCGCAAGGCGATCGAAGCCTATCTGACACAGGTCGTGGCACCTTCGCTGCCGATCCTGCCGTATGACGAGGCCGCAGCCATCTGGCATGCGGGCGAACGCGCGCGCCTGTCGCGCGCAGGCAACACGCCGCCATTTGCCGACGGGCAGATCATCGCCATCGCAAAAGCCAACGACCTGCGTCTCGTCACGCTTAATCTCGCCGACTACGCGACGTTTCACGACGTGAAAATCGAGGATTGGCGATAGATAGCTGCTGCCATGCCCCCGGGTTCGCCGACCTTAAGCAGTCGCGCTCGTTCTCGATGCCCCGGTTCGTGCCTTTCGCGGCCTTTCGCGTCATTCGCGTTCCAAACGCCCCCTACGGCGTCCACAGCGTTCCATCCGGCCAGCGGCTCTGTGTCCACTCAATCGGTGCGACGGTGATCGGATACTTCGCAGCCTTGCGCTCATCAATGTCGAGACCGAATCCCGGCTGCTCATTGGCCCACAAGTAGCCACCGCGCAATTCCGGCATGCCCGGAAAGACCTCGCGCAAGGCGTCGCCGAAGTAGATCACCTCCTGGATGCCGAAGTTGTGGCACGCCAGGTCGAGGTGCAGGTTCGCCGCGTGGCCGACCGGCGAGCAGTCGCCCGGCCCGTGCCAGGCGGTGCGCACGCCGAACGACTCGCACAGCGCGGCGAGTTTGCGCGCGGGCGTCAAACCGCCGATCGCCGACAGGTGCGCACGGATGAAGTCGATCAACTGCTCCGCGATCAACGGCTTCCACTCGGCCGCATTGACGTGCAGTTCGCCCATCGCGATCGGCGTGGCTGTCTGCTCGCGCAGGCGCCGGAACCACTCGATCTGGTCGGGCGCGAACGGGTCTTCGAGGAAGAACAGCCTGAACGGCTCCAGCGCCTTCGCCATGCGGATCGCGTCGATCGGCGCAAGCCGCTCGTGGATATCATGCAAGAGGAACAGGTCGTCGCCAACTTTGCTGCGCACATGCTCGAACAGCGGTGGGATCGAGCGCGCGTACTGGTCGGGGTCGTAGTACACGCCGGGGAAGTCGCTGTCGAGCCGGTCCAGGCCCTTGCCGCGGTGCGTCGCCTGCGGCGCTTTGCGCGACGGCCGCGCGTTGTGCTTTCGGATGTCCTGCGCGCGCCCGCCGTAGCCGCCCATCTGGCAGCGCACCGCCCGCGCGCCTTCCGCGCGGTACTTGAGCACGTTGTCCAGCACCTCCTGCTTGTCGCGCCCGTCGGCGTGGCGGTAGACCATCGCCGCCTCGCGGCACTTGCCGCCCAGCAGGTCGTACACCGGCATCCCGGCGACCTTGCCCTTGATGTCCCACAGCGCCATGTCAACGCCGGCGACGGCGTTATTCAGCACCGGCCCGTTGCGCCAGTACGAGTTGACCATCATCAGGTGCCAGAGGTCGTCGATGTTGCGCGGGTCGCGGCCACGCAGCAGCGGAGCGAGATACTCCTCCACCGCGCGCGCCACCAACGTCGGCCGTTGGGTGAACGTGGCGCAGCCGAGGCCGTACAGCCCGGGCTGGTCGGTCTCCACTTTGACGATGACCAGCGCAATGCCGTCCGGCGCGGTCAGGATGGTGCGAACTTTCGTGATTTTCATGGTCTCAGCTTGGGCTTGGGCGTTCAACTAGCGCGGTTTGCGAAATGATCCGATATGGTGACACAGGGCTGCGCGACGCATGTAGGTAGGGACAGGCCTTTGGCCCGTCCGGCGGGCAGGTCAAAGACCTGCCCCTACGCGGCGAACCGCTTGGCGTGCCCGCTGTTTCTGCAAAACACTCTAAACGCCCGTACAGTCCATGCACGGGTTCTCGCCGAGCAGGCGGCTCTTGCGCATCAGCGCGCAGGTCTTGCTCGCGCTGGCGCGCCCCGGCTACGCGTGCGTCCAGCCAAGCATGCGCTCGGCCTTGCGGCTGTCGTAGAAACTGTTGCGGCCGCTCAGGTCGCCTCGCACCGGCACCTGCGGGTGGAACTCGCGCGCCAGTTCCAGCGACGGCACATCGACGCATGTGTCGCGCGCGGTAATGAAAAACGCCTCGTGCCCGCGATAGTCGGCCTGCAGCGCGAGCAGGCAC is part of the Chloroflexota bacterium genome and encodes:
- a CDS encoding type II toxin-antitoxin system Phd/YefM family antitoxin; the encoded protein is MSKQYSIANARQNLAALVHEVEHKSPIELTRHGETVAVLVSVAEYRRLHAGRSSFWKAYGTFCQAVDLTQLQIDPDILAGLRDQSPGREVHW
- a CDS encoding type II toxin-antitoxin system VapC family toxin, with the protein product MTLKYLLDTGIISEPLRPTPNPSILKKLQRHEDEMAIATVVWHKLWFGCFRLPPSAKRKAIEAYLTQVVAPSLPILPYDEAAAIWHAGERARLSRAGNTPPFADGQIIAIAKANDLRLVTLNLADYATFHDVKIEDWR
- a CDS encoding starvation-sensing protein RspA → MKITKVRTILTAPDGIALVIVKVETDQPGLYGLGCATFTQRPTLVARAVEEYLAPLLRGRDPRNIDDLWHLMMVNSYWRNGPVLNNAVAGVDMALWDIKGKVAGMPVYDLLGGKCREAAMVYRHADGRDKQEVLDNVLKYRAEGARAVRCQMGGYGGRAQDIRKHNARPSRKAPQATHRGKGLDRLDSDFPGVYYDPDQYARSIPPLFEHVRSKVGDDLFLLHDIHERLAPIDAIRMAKALEPFRLFFLEDPFAPDQIEWFRRLREQTATPIAMGELHVNAAEWKPLIAEQLIDFIRAHLSAIGGLTPARKLAALCESFGVRTAWHGPGDCSPVGHAANLHLDLACHNFGIQEVIYFGDALREVFPGMPELRGGYLWANEQPGFGLDIDERKAAKYPITVAPIEWTQSRWPDGTLWTP